Proteins from a genomic interval of Gossypium hirsutum isolate 1008001.06 chromosome A09, Gossypium_hirsutum_v2.1, whole genome shotgun sequence:
- the LOC107889356 gene encoding uncharacterized protein: MDSSSTQSGRDQMASKDCDTIIPAAKYHSSRRTLSSSSSSSLGSLYFPEDSPLSPATPLRFSGVPFSWEHLPGVPKKKLEDEKQKGSIKLLPLPPPATPPTSKRNNFEEILARKKASNAGGKDPFFAAMVECCKDDNDEESGSNLWSGVKVTRSISDRLGFINLYSSCKRTCAVSESVVYLPRSSRTANYGILTTRRST, translated from the coding sequence ATGGATTCCTCATCAACTCAAAGTGGCCGTGACCAAATGGCTTCAAAAGATTGTGACACCATCATTCCGGCAGCCAAATACCATTCCTCCCGACGAACACTTTCTTCTTCGTCGTCATCTTCACTCGGATCTTTGTATTTTCCGGAGGATTCACCTCTGAGTCCTGCTACACCACTCCGATTTTCCGGTGTACCCTTTTCTTGGGAGCATTTGCCAGGGGTTCCTAAGAAGAAGCTAGAAGATGAGAAGCAAAAAGGGTCCATAAAGTTGCTGCCATTACCTCCCCCGGCCACTCCACCCACCTCCAAAAGGAACAACTTTGAAGAGATTTTAGCCCGGAAAAAAGCATCGAATGCAGGCGGGAAGGATCCATTTTTCGCGGCGATGGTGGAATGTTGCAAAGATGATAATGATGAAGAATCAGGAAGCAATTTATGGAGTGGAGTTAAAGTAACAAGGAGTATCAGTGACAGGTTGGGATTTATTAATCTCTACTCTTCTTGTAAAAGAACCTGTGCTGTCTCGGAATCAGTAGTGTATCTGCCAAGGTCTAGCAGAACAGCTAATTACGGCATACTTACTACTCGTCGCTCAACTTAA